The Mixophyes fleayi isolate aMixFle1 chromosome 1, aMixFle1.hap1, whole genome shotgun sequence genome includes a region encoding these proteins:
- the FGG gene encoding fibrinogen gamma chain isoform X1: protein MTRLYQQGVLFLQSVLLFSSTSGLVPNRDNCCILDDRFGEYCPTTCGVSDFFNRYHSEIETQLQVYERLLGQISNDTSDTTVIVTDIREIGKKPSTAPQVLDPTQKSRSMLDEITRYEQTVTQNEQHIQYLQEVLSSNTQKISVLKQKIAQLETQCQQPCKDTVQIQELTGKDCQEVANKGARVSGLYYIKPLKAKQQFLVYCEIGPSGSAWTVLQRRLDGSVDFNKNWNQYKEGFGYLSPTDTTEFWLGNEKIHQITTQSTTPYVLRIDMEDWSGQKSTADYSTFRVNPEKDNYRLTYAYFIDGDAGDAFDGFDFGDDASDKFFTSHNGMQFSTYDRDNDKFDGNCAEQDGSGWWMNRCHAGHLNGKYYQGGTYSESETKGFDNGITWATFRSRWYSLKRVSMKIIPFNRYGTEEEQFQNVKGKKVGSPGRGDY from the exons ATGACACGATTATACCAGCAGGGGGTACTGTTCCTCCAGTCCGTACTTCTCTTCTCCAGCACTTCT ggtctAGTACCAAACAGAGATAACTGCTGCATATTAGATGACCGATTT GGAGAATATTGCCCAACCACGTGTGGAGTCTCCGACTTCTTCAACAGATATCACTCAGAAATAGAAACACAGTTGCAGGTCTATGAGAGACTCCTCGGCCAAATTAGTAATGATACAAGCGATACTACTGTCATTGTGACAGACATAAGAGAAATTGGGAAAAAGCCTTCAACAGCCCCACAAG TTTTAGACCCTACTCAGAAATCCAGAAGCATGCTGGATGAAATAACAAGATATGAACAGACGGTTACACAGAATGAGCAGCATATACA GTACCTACAAGAAGTACTgagttcaaacacacaaaaaatttcCGTGCTGAAACAGAAGATAGCGCAATTGGAAACACAGTGCCAACAGCCGTGCAAAGACACTGTCCAAATACAGGAATTAACAGGAAAAG aTTGTCAGGAAGTTGCTAATAAAGGAGCGCGAGTAAGCGGCCTCTACTATATCAAACCTCTGAAAGCCAAGCAGCAGTTCCTGGTTTATTGTGAAATTGGCCCATCAGGCAGTGCATGGACTGTGTTACAAAGA AGACTTGATGGCAGTGTGGACTTTAACAAGAACTGGAACCAATACAAAGAAGGATTTGGATATTTGTCACCAACTGACACAACAGAGTTTTGGTTGGGTAATGAAAAGATTCACCAAATTACCACCCAGAGTACCACTCCATATGTTTTACGGATAGATATGGAAGACTGGAGCGGTCAGAAGAG CACAGCAGACTATAGCACATTCAGAGTAAATCCTGAGAAGGACAATTACCGGCTGACGTATGCGTACTTCATTGATGGTGACGCGGGAGATGCATTTGATGGCTTTGATTTTGGAGATGATGCCAGTGACAAGTTCTTCACCTCCCACAATGGCATGCAGTTCAGTACTTATGACAGAGATAACGATAAATTTGATGGAAATTGCGCTGAACAAGATGGCTCCGGTTGGTGGATGAACAGATGCCATGCCGGTCATCTCAACGGCAAATATTACCAAG GTGGTACCTATTCCGAGTCTGAAACAAAAGGGTTCGACAATGGGATTACTTGGGCAACATTCCGCAGCCGTTGGTACTCACTGAAGAGAGTATCAATGAAAATCATTCCTTTCAATCGATATGGAACAGAAGAGGAGCAGTTTCAGAACGTAAAAGGGAAAAAGGTCGGGTCCCCAGGCCGAGGGGATTACTAA
- the FGG gene encoding fibrinogen gamma chain isoform X2: MTRLYQQGVLFLQSVLLFSSTSGLVPNRDNCCILDDRFGEYCPTTCGVSDFFNRYHSEIETQLQVYERLLGQISNDTSDTTVIVTDIREIGKKPSTAPQVLDPTQKSRSMLDEITRYEQTVTQNEQHIQYLQEVLSSNTQKISVLKQKIAQLETQCQQPCKDTVQIQELTGKDCQEVANKGARVSGLYYIKPLKAKQQFLVYCEIGPSGSAWTVLQRRLDGSVDFNKNWNQYKEGFGYLSPTDTTEFWLGNEKIHQITTQSTTPYVLRIDMEDWSGQKSTADYSTFRVNPEKDNYRLTYAYFIDGDAGDAFDGFDFGDDASDKFFTSHNGMQFSTYDRDNDKFDGNCAEQDGSGWWMNRCHAGHLNGKYYQGGTYSESETKGFDNGITWATFRSRWYSLKRVSMKIIPFNRYGTEEEQFQNVKGKKGGDI, encoded by the exons ATGACACGATTATACCAGCAGGGGGTACTGTTCCTCCAGTCCGTACTTCTCTTCTCCAGCACTTCT ggtctAGTACCAAACAGAGATAACTGCTGCATATTAGATGACCGATTT GGAGAATATTGCCCAACCACGTGTGGAGTCTCCGACTTCTTCAACAGATATCACTCAGAAATAGAAACACAGTTGCAGGTCTATGAGAGACTCCTCGGCCAAATTAGTAATGATACAAGCGATACTACTGTCATTGTGACAGACATAAGAGAAATTGGGAAAAAGCCTTCAACAGCCCCACAAG TTTTAGACCCTACTCAGAAATCCAGAAGCATGCTGGATGAAATAACAAGATATGAACAGACGGTTACACAGAATGAGCAGCATATACA GTACCTACAAGAAGTACTgagttcaaacacacaaaaaatttcCGTGCTGAAACAGAAGATAGCGCAATTGGAAACACAGTGCCAACAGCCGTGCAAAGACACTGTCCAAATACAGGAATTAACAGGAAAAG aTTGTCAGGAAGTTGCTAATAAAGGAGCGCGAGTAAGCGGCCTCTACTATATCAAACCTCTGAAAGCCAAGCAGCAGTTCCTGGTTTATTGTGAAATTGGCCCATCAGGCAGTGCATGGACTGTGTTACAAAGA AGACTTGATGGCAGTGTGGACTTTAACAAGAACTGGAACCAATACAAAGAAGGATTTGGATATTTGTCACCAACTGACACAACAGAGTTTTGGTTGGGTAATGAAAAGATTCACCAAATTACCACCCAGAGTACCACTCCATATGTTTTACGGATAGATATGGAAGACTGGAGCGGTCAGAAGAG CACAGCAGACTATAGCACATTCAGAGTAAATCCTGAGAAGGACAATTACCGGCTGACGTATGCGTACTTCATTGATGGTGACGCGGGAGATGCATTTGATGGCTTTGATTTTGGAGATGATGCCAGTGACAAGTTCTTCACCTCCCACAATGGCATGCAGTTCAGTACTTATGACAGAGATAACGATAAATTTGATGGAAATTGCGCTGAACAAGATGGCTCCGGTTGGTGGATGAACAGATGCCATGCCGGTCATCTCAACGGCAAATATTACCAAG GTGGTACCTATTCCGAGTCTGAAACAAAAGGGTTCGACAATGGGATTACTTGGGCAACATTCCGCAGCCGTTGGTACTCACTGAAGAGAGTATCAATGAAAATCATTCCTTTCAATCGATATGGAACAGAAGAGGAGCAGTTTCAGAACGTAAAAGGGAAAAAG GGTGGAGACATTTAA